One Eubacterium sp. 1001713B170207_170306_E7 genomic region harbors:
- a CDS encoding metal ABC transporter substrate-binding protein, which translates to MIKQRILWFSTIILLAGMLVLGAAGCQKAAPKTAATGDVVKVVTTNFPPYDFAKQVGGENAEVTMLVPPGAESHSYEPTPQDILKIQDCDLFIYGGGDSDAWIDGILSSIDNPKMKKVAMMDCVKPVVEETVAGMEDKNNDGNDSADSNKDTVEYDEHVWLNPKNAEAIVDQIRNELDAIAPDNAAAYDQNAIEYTHQLDDLDKRFKEMVDGSVRKTIVVGDRFPFRYLTDAYGLKYYAAFPGCSTETEPSAATVAFLIDEVKKEKIPVVFHTELSNEKMADTIVESTGAGKRQLNACHNVTQDDFNSGKTYLDYMNENVDALREALY; encoded by the coding sequence ATGATAAAACAGCGAATTCTATGGTTTTCAACCATTATTTTACTGGCCGGCATGCTCGTATTGGGGGCGGCCGGCTGCCAGAAGGCGGCGCCAAAGACAGCGGCCACAGGGGATGTGGTCAAGGTGGTGACCACCAATTTTCCACCCTATGATTTTGCAAAACAGGTTGGCGGCGAAAATGCTGAAGTCACCATGCTGGTGCCCCCGGGGGCCGAGAGTCATTCCTACGAGCCTACGCCGCAGGATATTCTTAAGATTCAGGACTGCGATCTCTTTATCTACGGCGGCGGGGATTCCGACGCCTGGATCGACGGGATTCTCAGCTCCATTGACAACCCGAAAATGAAAAAGGTCGCCATGATGGACTGCGTGAAGCCTGTGGTCGAGGAGACTGTGGCGGGAATGGAGGACAAGAATAATGACGGGAATGATAGCGCAGACAGCAATAAGGATACGGTGGAATACGACGAGCATGTGTGGCTGAACCCCAAAAACGCCGAGGCCATTGTCGATCAGATCCGGAATGAACTGGACGCCATCGCGCCGGACAACGCAGCCGCTTACGACCAGAACGCCATCGAATACACCCACCAGCTGGACGACCTGGACAAACGGTTTAAGGAAATGGTTGACGGCTCAGTCCGCAAAACTATTGTGGTGGGGGATCGGTTCCCGTTCCGTTATCTGACAGACGCCTACGGCCTTAAGTACTACGCCGCTTTCCCGGGCTGCTCCACCGAGACCGAGCCCAGCGCGGCCACCGTGGCTTTTCTGATCGATGAGGTGAAAAAAGAAAAAATTCCGGTTGTGTTCCATACTGAGCTGTCCAATGAAAAGATGGCGGACACCATCGTCGAGAGCACCGGTGCGGGGAAACGGCAGTTGAACGCCTGCCACAACGTGACCCAGGACGACTTTAACAGCGGCAAGACCTATCTGGACTACATGAACGAGAACGTGGACGCTCTGCGGGAGGCCTTGTACTAA
- a CDS encoding ABC transporter ATP-binding protein, which yields MALFTCKDVSFAYDGVTAVEGLNFEINAGDYLGIVGENGAGKSTLIAGLLGLKSPGSGQIMRGDGLEKNEIGYLPQKSNVQRDFPASVYEVVLSGRLNRQGFRPFYHKADKKAVQVNLRRLGIAPLKKRCFRELSGGQQQRVLLARALCATEKLLLLDEPAAGLDPMATRRLYELVYQINKKLGISVVMVSHDIESVMRYNSHVLHLGGRQLFYGTVDAYRGSAIGWKFLGGEAHV from the coding sequence ATGGCACTGTTTACCTGTAAAGACGTATCCTTTGCCTACGACGGCGTGACCGCCGTGGAGGGCCTGAACTTTGAGATCAACGCCGGGGACTACCTGGGAATCGTGGGGGAAAACGGTGCGGGTAAAAGTACGCTGATCGCCGGACTGCTGGGGCTTAAAAGCCCTGGCTCCGGTCAGATTATGCGAGGAGACGGCCTTGAGAAGAATGAAATCGGCTATCTGCCCCAGAAAAGCAATGTTCAGCGTGATTTTCCCGCCAGCGTGTACGAGGTGGTGCTCTCCGGACGGCTTAACCGTCAGGGGTTCCGCCCCTTTTATCATAAAGCGGATAAAAAGGCTGTACAGGTCAATCTGAGGCGGCTGGGCATTGCGCCCCTGAAAAAACGCTGCTTCCGGGAGCTGTCCGGCGGCCAGCAGCAGCGGGTGCTTCTGGCCAGGGCGCTCTGCGCCACAGAGAAGCTTTTGCTGCTGGACGAACCAGCCGCGGGACTGGATCCCATGGCTACCCGCAGGCTTTATGAGCTGGTGTACCAGATCAATAAAAAGCTGGGCATCTCGGTGGTGATGGTATCCCATGACATCGAGAGTGTTATGCGCTATAACAGCCATGTCCTGCACCTGGGCGGACGCCAGCTCTTTTACGGCACAGTGGACGCCTACCGGGGCAGCGCCATTGGCTGGAAGTTCCTGGGAGGTGAAGCGCATGTTTGA
- a CDS encoding metal ABC transporter permease, whose amino-acid sequence MFDLIREMLSYPFLVRSMIVGILVSLCAALLGVSLVLKRYSMIGDGLSHVGFAALAIAMAFNLAPLSVAIPVVVVSAFFLLRISENSKIKGDAAIALLSTSALAVGVVVISLTTGMNTDVCNYLFGSILAMSVSDVRLSIILSIVVLVLFVIFYHKIFAITFDENFARATGVKTELYNMLVAILTAVTIVLGMRMMGTLLITSLIIFPALYSMRLCKTFRSVLICASVMSLVCFLIGLGFSYIRATPTGASIVIVHIAAFGVFCLIDFVKGRVIR is encoded by the coding sequence ATGTTTGATTTGATCCGTGAGATGCTTTCCTACCCTTTTTTGGTGCGGTCCATGATCGTGGGCATCCTGGTCTCCCTCTGCGCGGCGCTGCTGGGCGTGAGCCTGGTGCTTAAGCGTTATTCCATGATCGGCGACGGCCTGTCCCACGTAGGCTTTGCGGCCCTGGCCATCGCCATGGCCTTTAATCTGGCGCCGCTGTCTGTGGCCATTCCGGTGGTGGTGGTTTCTGCCTTTTTCCTGCTGCGTATCAGTGAAAACAGCAAGATCAAGGGCGACGCGGCCATCGCCCTTCTGTCCACCAGTGCGCTGGCCGTCGGGGTGGTGGTCATCTCTCTGACAACTGGCATGAACACTGACGTCTGCAACTATCTTTTCGGCAGTATTCTGGCCATGAGTGTGAGCGACGTCCGGCTCAGCATTATCCTGTCCATTGTGGTGCTGGTGCTCTTTGTGATTTTTTACCATAAGATCTTTGCCATCACCTTTGACGAAAACTTCGCCAGGGCCACCGGCGTAAAGACCGAGCTGTACAATATGCTGGTCGCGATCCTGACGGCGGTCACCATTGTGCTGGGCATGCGTATGATGGGCACCCTGCTGATCACGAGCCTGATCATCTTCCCGGCGCTTTACTCAATGCGCCTCTGCAAAACCTTCCGGTCAGTTCTGATCTGCGCGTCGGTGATGTCGCTGGTCTGTTTTCTTATTGGCCTGGGCTTCTCCTATATCCGGGCCACCCCCACGGGCGCCAGCATTGTTATCGTACATATTGCGGCGTTCGGGGTGTTCTGCCTCATTGATTTTGTGAAAGGGAGGGTCATTCGATGA
- the amaP gene encoding alkaline shock response membrane anchor protein AmaP yields the protein MNKLERILLFIVSLLGLATAFVMFALLFPVPYVSDTVAAYLVFENWLGYYLIGFSVVLMIAFLVLFFISILAPASSHYLTINKAKGKIKISKEAIESTARYAVSDLIGNNAINVRAKLNKRSHEPKIQADVYVDDADDITGLANNIQQNIYQTVGSTINQPVKSVKVKVHEMDARSKGAHRQVL from the coding sequence ATGAATAAACTCGAACGTATCCTGTTATTTATTGTATCGCTGTTAGGGTTGGCAACGGCCTTCGTAATGTTTGCGCTGCTGTTCCCGGTACCCTACGTGTCCGATACTGTAGCAGCGTATCTGGTCTTTGAAAACTGGCTCGGCTACTATTTAATTGGGTTCAGCGTTGTCCTCATGATTGCATTCCTGGTGTTATTCTTCATTTCAATACTGGCGCCGGCTTCTTCCCATTATCTGACCATTAACAAAGCAAAAGGGAAGATTAAGATTTCCAAAGAAGCCATTGAGTCCACGGCCCGTTATGCGGTCTCCGACCTCATCGGCAACAATGCCATTAACGTCAGGGCCAAACTGAACAAACGCTCCCATGAGCCAAAGATTCAGGCCGATGTCTATGTGGACGACGCGGACGACATCACCGGGCTCGCAAATAATATTCAGCAGAACATTTATCAGACTGTTGGCAGCACCATTAACCAACCTGTTAAATCGGTAAAAGTAAAGGTGCATGAAATGGATGCCCGAAGCAAAGGAGCCCACAGACAGGTGCTCTAA
- a CDS encoding DUF2273 domain-containing protein → MNNQMQNQMQNSMNVRQQAAPQTPQAVEQPPKESRLSRFYTWAKPYSGRIIWILAGIITAVLFLTIGFWRTILIVILALIGYAIGVYKDNPMRFMRWLNVLKRFSR, encoded by the coding sequence ATGAATAACCAAATGCAGAATCAAATGCAAAACAGCATGAACGTCCGTCAGCAGGCAGCGCCCCAAACGCCTCAGGCTGTAGAACAGCCGCCGAAGGAAAGCCGGCTCAGCCGGTTTTATACCTGGGCAAAGCCTTACTCGGGAAGGATTATCTGGATTCTCGCGGGAATCATCACCGCCGTTCTGTTTTTGACTATCGGGTTTTGGCGTACCATCCTGATCGTCATTTTAGCACTGATCGGGTATGCCATCGGTGTATATAAAGATAACCCCATGCGGTTTATGCGCTGGCTGAACGTCCTTAAGCGGTTCAGCCGATAA
- a CDS encoding Asp23/Gls24 family envelope stress response protein, with the protein MAAEATMHTMNNNQQKGGNAQQQNMQQKTSLTYDDKVVKKIAGLVAQDVPGILAMSGGLISNITEKITDNENITKGIGAEVGKKQVALDLDVICEYNRNIPQIFKDTIDKVTKTVKDMTGLDVIEINMHVDDVMTKKEYEEQQNNNNSNSRVDNDDNNNGGFMGMGGNTRVQ; encoded by the coding sequence ATGGCAGCAGAAGCAACAATGCACACAATGAACAATAATCAGCAAAAGGGAGGTAACGCTCAGCAGCAGAATATGCAGCAGAAAACCTCATTAACCTATGACGACAAGGTCGTCAAGAAGATCGCAGGCCTGGTAGCCCAGGATGTCCCTGGCATTTTGGCCATGAGCGGCGGCTTGATCAGTAATATCACTGAAAAGATTACAGACAATGAAAACATCACAAAGGGAATCGGCGCAGAAGTCGGCAAAAAACAGGTAGCCCTGGACTTAGACGTTATCTGCGAATACAACCGCAATATCCCACAGATTTTCAAGGATACGATTGATAAAGTCACCAAGACCGTCAAAGATATGACGGGCCTGGACGTCATTGAAATCAACATGCACGTGGACGATGTGATGACTAAAAAAGAATACGAAGAACAACAGAATAACAACAACAGTAACTCCCGTGTCGATAACGATGATAACAACAACGGCGGCTTCATGGGTATGGGCGGCAACACACGCGTTCAGTAA
- a CDS encoding bifunctional diguanylate cyclase/phosphodiesterase, with translation MHKQRNTYIFILICIFVMGFLLFSLIQMQGYANIINDAGIIRGGTQRSVKLELNNEPNDELVTYLDELIQKLEATESKSFYTSRDSAAYQENLAAVKSKWGEIKAEIPDIRATSTIELREHFLNLSEQHFDLANKMVYAAQYRAENELRNSIILSVIMILAVSLIMYTLERRSQQELERVFYTDPLTALPNQASFEINAAEKLRAASPGAYLMVYLNLNNFKFVNDSYGYTAGDKLLLSFSATLKRFCNSSEICAHLHADHFAILLKKREHVIEDLQTAILESIENERDLNLSDILTCDYGIYTIPDPDEAIASCLSKANVALKEGRSSRRSVAYYDQHLLDKITNENKMTRWMRQGLSENEFQLYLQSKVNLEQSKVTGAEVLVRWNSEPFGFLPPDEFIPLFEKNGFIVELDFYVLEETCRILKQSLSTAPDRTIVLSVNVSRVTLFQNDFIKRFVQMAERYEVPPEYLEIEITENVFIFDSSMVEQILSQLRSYGFSISMDDFGSGYSSLNLLRELPIDVLKIDRIFLQESIRVEKAYAIVKSVVEMAHSLNMVVVCEGVETLEHAEFLKTIHCAIGQGYYFSKPIPLGAFQEKYHLLTTQKHPDH, from the coding sequence ATGCATAAACAAAGGAACACCTATATTTTTATCTTGATCTGCATCTTTGTCATGGGTTTTTTACTGTTTTCACTCATTCAGATGCAGGGTTACGCCAATATCATCAATGACGCGGGTATTATCCGCGGCGGTACCCAGCGGTCAGTGAAGCTGGAGCTGAACAATGAACCCAACGACGAGCTGGTCACTTACCTGGACGAGCTGATCCAAAAGCTGGAAGCCACCGAGAGCAAAAGCTTTTACACCTCCCGCGACTCTGCCGCCTACCAGGAAAACCTGGCCGCGGTCAAGTCCAAATGGGGTGAGATCAAGGCGGAAATCCCCGACATCCGGGCCACCTCTACCATAGAGCTACGTGAGCATTTTCTCAATTTAAGCGAGCAGCACTTTGATCTGGCCAATAAAATGGTCTACGCCGCCCAGTACCGGGCGGAGAACGAGCTGCGAAACAGCATTATCCTGAGTGTGATCATGATCCTCGCGGTTTCCCTGATCATGTACACACTGGAACGCCGGAGCCAGCAGGAGCTGGAACGGGTCTTCTACACCGATCCGCTGACCGCGCTGCCCAACCAGGCCTCCTTTGAGATCAATGCTGCGGAAAAACTGAGGGCGGCGTCACCTGGCGCTTACCTCATGGTGTACCTCAACCTGAATAACTTTAAATTTGTCAACGACTCCTACGGCTATACCGCCGGGGATAAACTCCTGCTGTCATTTTCCGCAACACTGAAACGGTTCTGCAACAGCAGTGAAATCTGCGCTCACCTCCATGCCGACCATTTCGCCATTCTGCTTAAAAAGCGCGAACATGTCATCGAGGACCTGCAAACCGCCATTTTGGAATCCATCGAAAACGAACGTGACTTAAATCTGTCGGATATCCTGACCTGCGACTACGGCATTTACACGATTCCCGACCCGGATGAGGCCATTGCGTCCTGTCTCAGTAAGGCAAATGTCGCCCTGAAGGAGGGCCGCAGCAGCCGGCGCAGCGTCGCCTATTACGACCAGCACCTGCTGGACAAGATCACCAATGAAAACAAAATGACCCGTTGGATGCGCCAGGGCCTCTCAGAAAATGAATTTCAACTCTATCTGCAGTCCAAGGTCAACCTTGAGCAGTCAAAGGTCACCGGGGCCGAGGTCCTGGTCCGCTGGAACTCCGAGCCTTTTGGCTTTCTGCCGCCGGACGAGTTTATTCCCCTGTTTGAGAAAAACGGGTTCATCGTGGAGCTGGACTTCTATGTGCTGGAGGAGACCTGCCGTATTCTGAAGCAGTCGCTGAGCACCGCGCCCGATCGCACCATTGTGCTCTCGGTCAATGTTTCCAGAGTCACCCTTTTCCAGAACGACTTTATCAAGCGTTTTGTGCAGATGGCAGAGCGCTATGAGGTGCCGCCGGAGTACCTTGAGATCGAGATCACAGAAAATGTCTTTATCTTTGATTCCAGCATGGTCGAGCAGATTCTTTCCCAGCTGCGGAGCTATGGCTTCAGTATCTCCATGGACGATTTTGGCTCGGGGTATTCCTCCCTGAACCTTCTGCGCGAGCTGCCCATCGACGTCTTAAAGATCGACCGGATTTTTCTTCAGGAGAGTATCCGCGTCGAAAAGGCCTACGCCATTGTCAAATCCGTTGTGGAGATGGCCCACTCGCTGAACATGGTCGTGGTCTGCGAGGGCGTTGAGACGCTGGAACACGCCGAATTCCTGAAAACCATCCACTGCGCCATCGGACAGGGCTATTACTTTTCAAAGCCCATACCGCTCGGGGCGTTTCAGGAAAAATACCACCTGCTGACAACGCAAAAACACCCGGATCACTGA